DNA from Bacillus sp. Marseille-P3661:
TAAGCCCCAAATTAACGATGCAACCTGGAATTTTTGCACTGCCGATCCAAGTAAAGAAGGATTGGGAGATTGTGTTGTTAGCAAATCTCATCACCCTAACTCCTGGAACGCTAGTGTTAAGTGTGTCAGATGATAATAAATTGTTATATGTTCATGCCTTAGATATTCCTGATGTTGAAGAAGCGATTACAAGCATTAAGGAATCGTTTGAAAAGGCAATAATGGAGGTGAGCCGCTAATGGTATTAGCTTTACAAATTAGTTTGTTAATATTTTCGCTTGCGGCTCTTACTTGCGTTTATCGTTTGATTAAAGGTCCATCTACACCTGATCGAATAATGGCATTAGATTCGATAGGGATTATTTTAATTTGTATCGTAGCCATTATCTCAGTATTATTAAATACAGATGCATATCTAGATGTTATTTTGTTAATTGGCGGTATCGCTTTTATAGGAACGGTTGCATTTTCAAAATTTTTAGAAAAGGGGGTTGTTATTGAAAATGACCGAAACAATAGTTGAGTTTTTAATAGGTGCCCTCGTTTTACTAGGAGCTTTCTTTTGTTTAGTTGCTGCTTTAGGACTAATGAGAATGCCGGATCTTTTTACCCGTACGCATGCTGCTTCAAAAGCGTCAACACTTGGAGTAATGTTAACGTTGTTAGGTGTTCTAGCATTTTTCTGGTATGAAGATGGTTATATCAATGCAAGACTGGTATTAGGGATTATATTTGTATTTATAACAACACCAGTAGCAGGACATATTATTAGTCGAGCTGCCTACAACATGAACGTACCATTATGGGAAAAAACTGTTCAGGATGATCTGAAAAACTCTTATTCTAAAAGTAAAGATGTATAACTAGCAGCATAGTTTTTGCAGCCTTCTTTATCGATTTTGATAAAGAGGGCTTTTTTTCTATTTTTTAGAAAGTTATTAAATAAAGCATTTATGTATATTTGTCCAAGTTTGCGAATAATGTGGTAGTAAGTAATTGTCTAGGATAAAAGTAACTTTATGTAATATTTCATTCTACTAACTATGCTCATAAGTGACTTTAAGTCAAGCTATAAACAATAGAAGGGCGAGTGAATGAATGCCGGATATAAATGTTGAAGTGTCCGATGTACAAGTATATCTAGCGGTTATTGTGTTTACAATTACATACTTGATTATCATATCTGAAATGATTAATAGAGCTGTAATTGTTCTTGTAGGTGCCGTCGTTATGGTTTTTTTAGGTGTCGTGAGCATTGACCAAGCATTAACACATCACATTGAATGGGGAACGATCATTTTACTAATTAGTATGATGATTCTTGTAGGTATTACAAATAAGACAGGTGTTTTTCAATATGTAGCTCTTAAATCAGCGAAGCTGGTAAGAGGAGAACCGAGAAGTATCTTAATTATTTTATCGCTTATAACCGCCCTTGGTTCAGCATTATTGGATAATGTTACAACTGTGTTATTAATTGTGCCGATTACCTTATCCATTACGCGATTATTAGGGGTTAGTCCAATACCTTTTCTTATTTCTGAGATATTATTTTCTAATATCGGTGGAGCAGCTACATTAATTGGTGACCCACCAAATATAATGATTGGTTCGGAAATGAAAAACTTAACATTTAATGCGTTTATTTTCAATCTGGGTCCAATTGTACTTATAATTGGATTAGTGACAATGATACTCATATATACAATCTACTATGATCAGATGCGGGTTAGTGATAGTTATAAACAAAAATTAATGCGGCTTAATGAAAAAGATTATATAAAAAATTACCCTTTAATGAGAAAATCATTATTCGTGCTAGGATTAACGATTCTTGGTTTTGCAGCCCACTCGATTGTTCATATGGACCCTGCCGTTGTAGCGTTAGCTGGAGCTACTTTATTGTTACTAATCGGAGTAAAAGAGCAAGATATGGAAGAAGTATTCTATTCTGTGGAGTGGGGAACTATCTTTTTCTTTGCGGGTTTATTTACAATAGTAGGTGGATTAGTTGAAGTTGGTGTCATTAGTAATATTGCACAGGAAATGCTTGATCTAACTGAAGGACACGTTCCGACTGCAGCGATCCTTATATTATGGGTATCTGGTATCGCCTCAGCGGTCATTGATAACATTCCTTTTGTGGCGACAATGATACCGCTAATACAGGAAATGTCGAATGGCATGGGTTTTAATCCTGACGCACCCGAAATGGAAGTGATTTGGTGGGCACTGTCACTTGGTGCATGTTTGGGTGGAAATGGTTCATTGTTAGGTGCTTCTGCAAATGTAATAGTAGCTGGAATGGCCACAAAAGAGGGAAATGGATTGAGCTACATGGATTTCTTGAAAATAGGAGCACCGCTAACATTAATCGCATTAGCAATATCACATGCATACCTCTACTTCAGATACTTAGTATAGCTAGCCAAATAGAAAAGCGAATGTCATTGAGCTTTCAAAGAAAAGAAAAACATCCTGTTCTTCTAGAACAGGATGTTTAATTTGTTATGATGTCTTTTTAATTTTATGACTTATGCCGCGTCGCTCAATTTCTTTTTTTATGAGTTGAATAAATTCTGGACTAAGTTTTAGTTCAATGGCCTTATAGTAAGATTCTATTAATAGTTCATCTGATAATGTTCTCATGTTTTGCTGCCAGGGGTGCTGGCCATTCACCTCCTACAATTTTTTTTTGTAATTTTTTCTTTCTTTCTAACATATAATGTATATTTTCTCCCTATGTCTATACATTACCATGATTTAGTTGGTAGAACAACCGTTCTTGTATCCACAGGTCTTGGTGGATAACTTGTGGGTATTGTGTTTATAATGAAGATAATTCCAGTGTAAGTAATGTTTAATAATGTGCATAAAGTTATCCACATATGTGAAAAGAGGGGTAAAATGTCGAAAAGTTTTTTTGTTTGCCCGTTTTTCAAGGGATTTTTAGCAAAAAATGTTGAAATATAGAAAGAATTCTTTGAATCACTGGTTTAGTTTAGTATTATTAGTAGGGAGATTTTAAAAAATATAGTTAGTGAATCCGCGAATAATGTAGAGGTGTTTAAGCTTGTTAAAATTGTTTTTACCGAATGAACATGTTAAGAATATATTCGATATTAAGCCTACAGCGTTAAAGGAACGAGGGATAAAAGGGATAATAACTGATTTGGATAATACTTTAGTTGAATGGGATCGGCCTGAAGCTACCCCTGAACTGAAAGAATGGTTTAA
Protein-coding regions in this window:
- a CDS encoding Na+/H+ antiporter subunit E, with translation MTLQIIVNLLVAFAWMFFQNTWDFLTFFLGYIIGLVILFGMRRFFSTRFYMKNVIAAVSLLLLFIKELVLSNIAVVKVVLSPKLTMQPGIFALPIQVKKDWEIVLLANLITLTPGTLVLSVSDDNKLLYVHALDIPDVEEAITSIKESFEKAIMEVSR
- a CDS encoding Na(+)/H(+) antiporter subunit F1, producing the protein MVLALQISLLIFSLAALTCVYRLIKGPSTPDRIMALDSIGIILICIVAIISVLLNTDAYLDVILLIGGIAFIGTVAFSKFLEKGVVIENDRNNS
- the mnhG gene encoding monovalent cation/H(+) antiporter subunit G codes for the protein MTETIVEFLIGALVLLGAFFCLVAALGLMRMPDLFTRTHAASKASTLGVMLTLLGVLAFFWYEDGYINARLVLGIIFVFITTPVAGHIISRAAYNMNVPLWEKTVQDDLKNSYSKSKDV
- a CDS encoding ArsB/NhaD family transporter — translated: MPDINVEVSDVQVYLAVIVFTITYLIIISEMINRAVIVLVGAVVMVFLGVVSIDQALTHHIEWGTIILLISMMILVGITNKTGVFQYVALKSAKLVRGEPRSILIILSLITALGSALLDNVTTVLLIVPITLSITRLLGVSPIPFLISEILFSNIGGAATLIGDPPNIMIGSEMKNLTFNAFIFNLGPIVLIIGLVTMILIYTIYYDQMRVSDSYKQKLMRLNEKDYIKNYPLMRKSLFVLGLTILGFAAHSIVHMDPAVVALAGATLLLLIGVKEQDMEEVFYSVEWGTIFFFAGLFTIVGGLVEVGVISNIAQEMLDLTEGHVPTAAILILWVSGIASAVIDNIPFVATMIPLIQEMSNGMGFNPDAPEMEVIWWALSLGACLGGNGSLLGASANVIVAGMATKEGNGLSYMDFLKIGAPLTLIALAISHAYLYFRYLV
- a CDS encoding sporulation histidine kinase inhibitor Sda; translated protein: MRTLSDELLIESYYKAIELKLSPEFIQLIKKEIERRGISHKIKKTS